In a single window of the Solea solea chromosome 14, fSolSol10.1, whole genome shotgun sequence genome:
- the fermt3b gene encoding fermitin family homolog 3b has product MAVWDLSVTVEDLGPDAPPVTLSVTSELHVGGVIVKLVEKTQIQRDWSDHAVWWEQKQQWLLRTSWTLEKYGIHADARLVFMPQHKPLKLGLPNGITLRLHACFSGPVFRTVMGICRMLNIRHPEEISLLRPLEEKKKKKKDSAEEIYDLTEVPLSSVSRPCLYNGMPAHFADSPQMEAIYKMLSVTQPPPAPEVIAKQYRPASVVDKAHINGRWLDSSRSLMQQGVQQNDRLWLRFKYYAFYDIEPKYDVVRLTQLYEQARWAILLEDIDCTEEEMMLFGALQYHISKVSQSEPQLMSCSAAMDDLDSALQSLEVKMEGEGSSASELLENMTAPELNDYLKIFRPKRLTLKGYKQYWCKFQDTSIAYFKSKEESIGEPIQQIHLKGCEVAPDVNMAAHRFLIRLLIPAPEGMNEVYLRCENEQQYAQWMAACRLASKGKSLADSSFQSEIQSIHTFLAMQKTNTGSHGNAPANDESINTHSLVSPRYHKKYKAKQLTPRILDAYQNVAQLSLTDAVTRFLQIWQALPDFGLSYVVVRFKGSRKDEVLGIAPNRLIRIDLGVGDVVKTWRYNNMKQWNVNWDIRQMAIEFEGNINIAFSCVTADCKIVHEFIGGYIFMSTRSRQKSDTLNEELFHKLTGGHEAL; this is encoded by the exons ATGGCAGTATGGGACCTGTCCGTCACAGTGGAAGACCTGGGGCCTGATGCCCCGCCTGTCACCCTCAGCGTGACCTCTGAACTCCACGTCGGAGGGGTCATTGTTAAGTTGGTGGAAAAGACAC AGATTCAGCGCGACTGGTCAGACCACGCAGTGTGGTgggagcagaagcagcagtggcTGCTGAGAACATCCTGGACTCTGGAGAAATATGGCATCCATGCTGATGCCCGGCTGGTCTTCATGCCCCAGCACAAGCCACTGAAGCTGGGTCTGCCCAACGGCATCACCCTGAGGCTCCATGCCTGCTTCTCCGGCCCCGTCTTTCGGACTGTGATGGGCATCTGCAGAATGCTCA ACATCCGTCATCCCGAGGAGATTTCCCTCCTTCGGCCTCtcgaggagaagaagaagaagaagaaagattcAGCAGAGGAAATCTATGACCTGACTGAGGTGCCCCTCTCCTCAG TGTCGCGGCCTTGTCTGTACAACGGAATGCCCGCTCACTTCGCTGACTCGCCTCAGATGGAGGCCATCTACAAGATGCTGTCAGTCACGCAGCCTCCCCCTGCCCCAGAGGTCATAGCCAAGCAGTACCGTCCAGCCAGTGTGGTGGACAAGGCCCACATCAATGGCAG ATGGTTGGACTCATCCCGTTCTCTCATGCAGCAGGGCGTCCAGCAAAATGACAGACTCTGGCTCCGGTTCAAATACTATGCTTTCTATGACATAGAGCCCAAG TACGACGTCGTCCGTCTGACGCAGCTTTACGAACAGGCTCGCTGGGCCATCCTGCTGGAGGACATCGACTGCACTGAGGAGGAGATGATGCTGTTTGGAGCTCTGCAG TACCACATCAGTAAGGTGTCTCAGTCCGAGCCCCAACTGATGAGCTGCAGTGCAGCCATGGACGACCTGGATTCAGCACTGCAGTCCCTGGAGGtcaagatggagggagagggcAGCTCTGCATCCGAGTTGCTG GAAAACATGACTGCACCAGAACTCAATGACTATTTGAAAATATTCAG ACCTAAGAGGTTGACTCTGAAGGGATACAAACAGTACTGGTGCAAGTTCCAGGACACATCCATCGCTTACTTCAAGAGCAAAGAGGAGAGCATCGGAGAACCCATTCAACAGATACACCTCAAAG GATGTGAAGTGGCTCCTGACGTTAACATGGCTGCACACAGGTTCCTCATCAGACTCCTTATACCAGCACCTGAGGGTATGAACGAGGTCTATCTGCGGTGTGAAAAC GAGCAGCAGTACGCTCAGTGGATGGCTGCGTGTCGGCTGGCGTCCAAAGGCAAGAGCCTCGCAGACAGCAGCTTCCAGAGTGAAATACAGAGCATCCACACTTTCCTGGCAATGCAGAAGACCAACACTGGTTCCCACGGCAACGCACCAGCCAACGACGAGAGCATCAATACCCACAGCCTGGTGTCACCACGCTACCATAAGAAATACAAAGCCAAACAG CTGACCCCTCGCATCCTGGACGCTTACCAGAACGTGGCTCAGCTCTCGCTGACTGACGCAGTGACGCGTTTCCTGCAGATCTGGCAGGCCCTGCCTGACTTTGGCCTCTCATATGTTGTCGTCAG GTTCAAAGGCAGCCGAAAAGACGAGGTACTGGGCATCGCCCCCAACCGCCTGATCCGCATCGACCTGGGGGTGGGTGATGTGGTCAAGACCTGGCGCTACAACAACATGAAGCAGTGGAACGTCAACTGGGACATACGACAG ATGGCCATAGAGTTCGAAGGCAACATCAACATAGCTTTTAGCTGCGTGACCGCCGACTGCAAAATCGTTCACGAGTTCATCGGAGGCTACATTTTCATGTCGACTCGCAGTCGTCAGAAGAGTGACACGCTCAACGAGGAACTCTTTCACAAGCTGACCGGCGGCCACGAGGCTCTATAA
- the trpt1 gene encoding tRNA 2'-phosphotransferase 1, with the protein MDRDKRGRGGGGRGMRRKHGGEDRDVRLSKSMSYALRHGANKMGLHMGTDGFLFVEELLAHPQFHPYSVEDVEKVVTTNDKQRFKLRSHPEDGRLQIRANQGHSVQVGDLELKPVLTGSPDCPAEAAHGSYLSKWSSIQHQGLSRMKRTHIHLASGLPGEDGVISGMRKDCDLAVFIDVPKALADGIEFFRSENDVLLTAGDAEGKLLPKYFSRALRLRPTQSILPLQ; encoded by the exons ATGgacagagacaagagaggaagaggaggaggaggaagagggatgaGAAGAAAACATGGTGGAGAG GACAGAGATGTCCGCCTGTCTAAATCCATGTCCTATGCTCTTCGCCATGGAGCCAACAAGATGGGTCTTCACATGGGAACAG ATGGCTTTTTATTTGTGGAAGAACTCCTGGCTCATCCACAGTTCCACCCGTACTCGGTGGAAGACGTCGAGAAAGTCGTGACCACAAATGACAAGCAGCGCTTCAAACTACGCTCCCACCCAGAAGACGGACGCCTGCAGATTCGAGCCAATCAAGGCCATTCAGTGCAG GTGGGGGATTTGGAGCTGAAACCAGTCCTGACTGGTTCTCCCGATTGTCCTGCTGAAGCCGCTCATGGCTCCTACCTCAGCAAATGGAGCTCAATCCAGCATCAGGGCCTAAGCCGCATGAAGAGGACACACATCCACCTGGCATCAGGTCTCCCGGGGGAGGACGGCGTCATCAGTG GCATGAGAAAAGACTGTGATCTTGCCGTGTTTATCGATGTCCCGAAGGCTCTCGCTG ATGGAATTGAGTTCTTCAGGTCAGAGAACGATGTGTTGCTGACTGCAGGTGATGCAGAGGGAAAACTTCTCCCAAAATACTTTAGCAGAGCCTTGAGACTGAGACCCACAC AGAGCATCCTGCCACTGCAGTAG
- the zbtb3 gene encoding zinc finger and BTB domain-containing protein 3 isoform X2: MMEFPLHSQQLLSALRSQRQRGFLCDCTVQVGSSCFLAHRAVLASCSPFFHMFYSDSPGGSGGSGINSPVTLDSDIVTAAAFGLLLDFVYEGVLQLEESPPVEDILAAASFLHMNEVVRVCKKRLQRRGPLAEADSTRSEESAGVRRAVETRRESRGDSGAQPVLAMAGDHLNTGAMVVPISSCPIVVERRQVESVKSEQRTGERPSEARVHTSLSPDLADTTQPGMDAPLPPAELVQSVPASGSHTRLGVGGQGQGSVLCSPCSTTETYSNQQPSSSSSSFLVPVSLAGGRSVLTLSETCVSPSSHQDTPLLRCDLDSVRKPSDTDRRGASDGGQQTVVSLQASALISHMQNSPICSPIQRAPPQLRIQNTLSLQGQSSHFHTHPQTQALRAPEENVGRVKIDNSDEDNVKVKVEAIVISDEELEEEKDEMREREPVMEVNDEFEDDIQEEELNSPQFLQSHSQALLHMTSHSNDYSFPLSPSSSSSGAGPSSQETSSFATSLVPLSTHQQHSDPPAYFQDSMGNFMEEIPTCGVCGKTFSCTYTLRRHAIVHTRERPYECRYCYRSYTQSGDLYRHIRKAHDHTLPAKRSKADVDPSLPPHPPENGENVHHNFPKPKLASSNVSFFPANS, encoded by the exons ATGATGGAGTTCCCACTGCATTcccagcagctgctgtcagcTCTGCGTTCACAGCGTCAGCGAGGCTTCCTCTGTGACTGCACTGTCCAGGTGGGATCATCCTGTTTCCTGGCTCACCGAGCTGTCTTGGCCTCCTGCTCACCtttcttccacatgttttactCCGATTCCCCGGGAGGCAGCGGTGGAAGCGGCATCAACAGCCCCGTCACACTCGACAGCGACATTGTCACAGCTGCTGCATTTGGCTTGCTATTGGACTTTGTCTATGAGGGTGTACTGCAGCTTGAGGAGTCTCCACCAgtggaggacattttggcagcGGCGAGCTTTCTGCACATGAACGAAGTTGTGAGAGTGTGCAAGAAACGACTGCAGAGACGAGGACCGCTAGCTGAGGCAGACAGCACTCGCTCAGAAGAGAGTGCTGGTGTGAGGAGGGCAGTGGAGACTAGAAGAGAGAGCAGGGGTGACAGTGGAGCTCAGCCTGTGTTGGCCATGGCAGGAGATCATTTAAATACAGGCGCCATGGTAGTGCCAATCTCATCATGTCCCATAGTGGTGGAGAGGAGGCAGGTGGAGTCTGTGAAGTCTGAGCAGAGGACTGGTGAGCGACCATCAGAGGCTCGGGTTCACACTTCTCTAAGCCCTGATCTTGCTGACACCACCCAGCCGGGCATGGATGCCCCCCTGCCTCCAGCTGAGCTGGTGCAGTCTGTCCCTGCATCTGGAAGTCACACCAGGTTGGGGGTTGGAGGTCAGGGGCAAGGCTCGGTCCTCTGCAGTCCTTGCAGCACCACAGAGACATACAG CAACCAGCagccctcttcctcctcctcttcctttctcGTCCCAGTGAGTCTGGCTGGTGGTCGTTCAGTGCTCACACTCTCAGAAACCTGTGTCTCCCCCAGCTCACATCAGGACACACCACTACTACGTTGTGACCTTGACTCTGTCAGAAAACCCTCAGACACTGACCGCAGAGGTGCGTCAGATGGAGGACAGCAGACTGTTGTGTCACTCCAAGCATCAGCACTCATCTCGCACATGCAAAACAGTCCGATATGCTCGCCAATTCAGCGTGCACCTCCCCAACTCAGAATCCAGAACACTTTGTCACTGCAGGGCCAAAGCTCCCACTTTCACACTCATCCTCAGACACAAGCTCTGAGGGCACCTGAGGAAAATGTGGGGAGAGTGAAAATAGACAACAGTGATGAAGATAATGTGAAAGTTAAAGTGGAGGCCATCGTTATATCTGAtgaagagctggaggaggagaaagatgaaatgagagagagggaaccAGTGATGGAAGTGAACGATGAGTTTGAAGATGACATCCAGGAAGAGGAGCTGAACAGTCCTCAGTTTCTTCAGTCTCACTCACAGGCCCTCTTGCACATGACTTCTCATTCAAATGACtactccttccctctctctccatcctcctcctcctcaggtgcTGGGCCTTCATCCCAAGAAACCTCCTCCTTTGCCACCTCCCTCGTTCCTCTGTCCACACACCAGCAGCATTCAGACCCTCCTGCCTACTTCCAGGACTCCATGGGGAACTTTATGGAAGAAATCCCCACATGTGGCGTCTGTGGGAAAACATTCTCATGCACCTATACACTGAGGCGTCACGCCATTGTGCACACACGTGAGCGCCCTTACGAGTGCCGCTACTGTTATCGGAGCTACACCCAATCGGGCGACCTGTACAGACACATTCGCAAAGCTCATGACCACACACTGCCGGCCAAACGCAGCAAGGCAGATGTGGATCCGTCCCTGCCTCCACATCCaccagaaaatggtgaaaatgtccaTCACAATTTCCCAAAACCCAAATTGGCTtcttcaaatgtctcattttttcCAGCCAATAGTTAA
- the zbtb3 gene encoding zinc finger and BTB domain-containing protein 3 isoform X1: MMEFPLHSQQLLSALRSQRQRGFLCDCTVQVGSSCFLAHRAVLASCSPFFHMFYSDSPGGSGGSGINSPVTLDSDIVTAAAFGLLLDFVYEGVLQLEESPPVEDILAAASFLHMNEVVRVCKKRLQRRGPLAEADSTRSEESAGVRRAVETRRESRGDSGAQPVLAMAGDHLNTGAMVVPISSCPIVVERRQVESVKSEQRTGERPSEARVHTSLSPDLADTTQPGMDAPLPPAELVQSVPASGSHTRLGVGGQGQGSVLCSPCSTTETYSSNQQPSSSSSSFLVPVSLAGGRSVLTLSETCVSPSSHQDTPLLRCDLDSVRKPSDTDRRGASDGGQQTVVSLQASALISHMQNSPICSPIQRAPPQLRIQNTLSLQGQSSHFHTHPQTQALRAPEENVGRVKIDNSDEDNVKVKVEAIVISDEELEEEKDEMREREPVMEVNDEFEDDIQEEELNSPQFLQSHSQALLHMTSHSNDYSFPLSPSSSSSGAGPSSQETSSFATSLVPLSTHQQHSDPPAYFQDSMGNFMEEIPTCGVCGKTFSCTYTLRRHAIVHTRERPYECRYCYRSYTQSGDLYRHIRKAHDHTLPAKRSKADVDPSLPPHPPENGENVHHNFPKPKLASSNVSFFPANS, from the exons ATGATGGAGTTCCCACTGCATTcccagcagctgctgtcagcTCTGCGTTCACAGCGTCAGCGAGGCTTCCTCTGTGACTGCACTGTCCAGGTGGGATCATCCTGTTTCCTGGCTCACCGAGCTGTCTTGGCCTCCTGCTCACCtttcttccacatgttttactCCGATTCCCCGGGAGGCAGCGGTGGAAGCGGCATCAACAGCCCCGTCACACTCGACAGCGACATTGTCACAGCTGCTGCATTTGGCTTGCTATTGGACTTTGTCTATGAGGGTGTACTGCAGCTTGAGGAGTCTCCACCAgtggaggacattttggcagcGGCGAGCTTTCTGCACATGAACGAAGTTGTGAGAGTGTGCAAGAAACGACTGCAGAGACGAGGACCGCTAGCTGAGGCAGACAGCACTCGCTCAGAAGAGAGTGCTGGTGTGAGGAGGGCAGTGGAGACTAGAAGAGAGAGCAGGGGTGACAGTGGAGCTCAGCCTGTGTTGGCCATGGCAGGAGATCATTTAAATACAGGCGCCATGGTAGTGCCAATCTCATCATGTCCCATAGTGGTGGAGAGGAGGCAGGTGGAGTCTGTGAAGTCTGAGCAGAGGACTGGTGAGCGACCATCAGAGGCTCGGGTTCACACTTCTCTAAGCCCTGATCTTGCTGACACCACCCAGCCGGGCATGGATGCCCCCCTGCCTCCAGCTGAGCTGGTGCAGTCTGTCCCTGCATCTGGAAGTCACACCAGGTTGGGGGTTGGAGGTCAGGGGCAAGGCTCGGTCCTCTGCAGTCCTTGCAGCACCACAGAGACATACAG caGCAACCAGCagccctcttcctcctcctcttcctttctcGTCCCAGTGAGTCTGGCTGGTGGTCGTTCAGTGCTCACACTCTCAGAAACCTGTGTCTCCCCCAGCTCACATCAGGACACACCACTACTACGTTGTGACCTTGACTCTGTCAGAAAACCCTCAGACACTGACCGCAGAGGTGCGTCAGATGGAGGACAGCAGACTGTTGTGTCACTCCAAGCATCAGCACTCATCTCGCACATGCAAAACAGTCCGATATGCTCGCCAATTCAGCGTGCACCTCCCCAACTCAGAATCCAGAACACTTTGTCACTGCAGGGCCAAAGCTCCCACTTTCACACTCATCCTCAGACACAAGCTCTGAGGGCACCTGAGGAAAATGTGGGGAGAGTGAAAATAGACAACAGTGATGAAGATAATGTGAAAGTTAAAGTGGAGGCCATCGTTATATCTGAtgaagagctggaggaggagaaagatgaaatgagagagagggaaccAGTGATGGAAGTGAACGATGAGTTTGAAGATGACATCCAGGAAGAGGAGCTGAACAGTCCTCAGTTTCTTCAGTCTCACTCACAGGCCCTCTTGCACATGACTTCTCATTCAAATGACtactccttccctctctctccatcctcctcctcctcaggtgcTGGGCCTTCATCCCAAGAAACCTCCTCCTTTGCCACCTCCCTCGTTCCTCTGTCCACACACCAGCAGCATTCAGACCCTCCTGCCTACTTCCAGGACTCCATGGGGAACTTTATGGAAGAAATCCCCACATGTGGCGTCTGTGGGAAAACATTCTCATGCACCTATACACTGAGGCGTCACGCCATTGTGCACACACGTGAGCGCCCTTACGAGTGCCGCTACTGTTATCGGAGCTACACCCAATCGGGCGACCTGTACAGACACATTCGCAAAGCTCATGACCACACACTGCCGGCCAAACGCAGCAAGGCAGATGTGGATCCGTCCCTGCCTCCACATCCaccagaaaatggtgaaaatgtccaTCACAATTTCCCAAAACCCAAATTGGCTtcttcaaatgtctcattttttcCAGCCAATAGTTAA
- the rnaseh2c gene encoding ribonuclease H2 subunit C — translation MSCNASVIRVHVPPEGQLQRAPVHLLPCEIEHSGSAQVSQYFTATTKDHKFEKTVSFRGRELKGQEISCPQGYTGLVLKETNKPGSDQEDRTVKVSSVFDKLTYWNLETPPNSDDMIVMAMDWPELADAIHGPVED, via the exons ATGTCCTGCAACGCCAGTGTTATTCGGGTCCATGTGCCACCAGAGGGACAGCTACAGCGGGCTCCTGTCCACCTTCTTCCCTGTGAGATTGAACACAGTGGATCGGCCCAGGTCTCACAATACTTCACTGCGACCACAAAAGACCACAAATTTG AGAAAACAGTGTCATTCAGAGGACGTGAGCTGAAAGGACAGGAGATCAGCTGTCCTCAGGGATACACTGGCCTGGTGCTGAAAGAGACCAACAAGCCCGGCTCTGACCAAGAG gaCCGAACAGTGAAGGTATCCTCTGTGTTCGATAAGCTGACGTACTGGAACCTGGAGACTCCTCCCAATTCTGATGACATGATTGTGATGGCAATGGATTGGCCAGAGCTTGCTGACGCa ATCCATGGGCCAGTAGAagactga